Proteins found in one Streptomyces sp. CB09001 genomic segment:
- a CDS encoding DUF4349 domain-containing protein produces MQARRTTTRRSLPAARALAGLLLATALAVTGCSGSDAGSDAGGNAKAAAPQQGSQAEGSQADGRAGAAGEGGADRAGASAPPKLTPTHIIRTVSLSVQVKDTPKALDAARTATENAGGYVGDESTTRDAEGHERTEVTLRVPVERYEDVLDDLEGAGKLLRRDAKAEDVTDQVVDVDSRVKSQRASVARVRELMDRATQLSDVVSLEGELSTRQAELEALLARQAALRDRTSLATITLSLSETPVRHEEKKEDEDPGFTDALAGGWDAFVTMLRWVAVVLGAVAPFAAVAALLALLWLRVVRPRLPRRPEAPRGGEPGARD; encoded by the coding sequence ATGCAGGCACGACGGACAACGACGAGAAGGTCCCTGCCGGCCGCCCGGGCCCTGGCCGGCCTGCTGCTGGCCACGGCGCTCGCCGTCACCGGCTGCAGCGGCTCGGACGCGGGCTCCGACGCGGGCGGCAACGCCAAGGCGGCCGCACCGCAGCAGGGCTCGCAGGCGGAGGGCTCGCAGGCCGACGGGCGGGCCGGCGCGGCCGGTGAGGGCGGGGCCGACCGGGCCGGGGCGAGCGCGCCGCCGAAGCTCACGCCGACCCACATCATCCGCACCGTCTCCCTGAGCGTTCAGGTCAAGGACACGCCCAAGGCGCTCGACGCGGCCCGGACCGCGACCGAGAACGCCGGCGGCTACGTCGGCGACGAGTCCACCACCCGCGACGCGGAGGGCCACGAACGGACGGAGGTGACGCTGCGCGTGCCCGTGGAGCGCTACGAGGACGTGCTCGACGATCTGGAGGGCGCCGGGAAGCTGCTCCGGCGCGACGCGAAGGCCGAGGACGTCACCGACCAGGTGGTGGACGTGGACAGCCGCGTGAAGTCGCAGCGCGCGAGCGTGGCCCGGGTCCGCGAGCTGATGGACCGGGCGACGCAGCTGAGCGACGTGGTGAGCCTGGAGGGCGAGCTGAGCACCCGTCAGGCGGAGCTGGAGGCGCTGCTCGCCCGGCAGGCGGCCCTGAGGGACCGCACGAGCCTGGCCACGATCACCCTCTCCCTGTCGGAGACACCGGTGCGGCACGAGGAGAAGAAGGAGGACGAGGACCCGGGGTTCACGGACGCGCTGGCCGGCGGCTGGGACGCCTTCGTGACGATGCTGCGCTGGGTGGCGGTGGTACTGGGCGCGGTGGCACCGTTCGCCGCGGTGGCGGCGCTGCTCGCGCTGCTGTGGCTGCGGGTCGTACGCCCCCGGCTGCCGCGCCGTCCGGAGGCACCGCGCGGCGGGGAGCCCGGGGCGCGGGACTGA
- the hemQ gene encoding hydrogen peroxide-dependent heme synthase — protein MSDDASTPAAERIPNKGKLAKDLNEVIRYTLWSVFKLKDTLPEDRAGYADEVQELFDQLAAKDVTIRGTYDLSGLRADADLMIWWHAETADQLQEAYNLFRRTKLGRALEPVWSNMALHRPAEFNRSHIPAFLADETPRNYISVYPFVRSYDWYLLPDEDRRRMLADHGKMARGYPDVRANTVASFSLGDYEWILAFEADELHRIVDLMRHLRGSEARRHVREEIPFYTGRRKDIGELVAGLA, from the coding sequence ATGAGTGACGACGCCTCCACCCCCGCGGCCGAGCGCATCCCCAACAAGGGCAAGCTGGCCAAGGACCTCAACGAGGTCATCCGCTACACCCTCTGGTCCGTCTTCAAGCTCAAGGACACCCTCCCCGAGGACCGCGCCGGGTACGCCGACGAGGTCCAGGAGCTGTTCGACCAGCTCGCCGCGAAGGACGTGACGATCCGCGGCACCTACGACCTGTCCGGGCTGCGCGCCGACGCCGACCTGATGATCTGGTGGCACGCCGAGACCGCCGACCAGCTCCAGGAGGCGTACAACCTCTTCCGCCGCACGAAGCTCGGCCGTGCGCTGGAACCGGTCTGGTCGAACATGGCGCTGCACCGCCCCGCCGAGTTCAACCGCTCGCACATCCCGGCCTTCCTGGCCGACGAGACGCCGCGGAACTACATCAGCGTCTACCCGTTCGTGCGCTCCTACGACTGGTACCTGCTGCCCGACGAGGACCGCCGCCGCATGCTCGCCGACCACGGCAAGATGGCTCGCGGCTACCCGGACGTGCGCGCCAACACGGTCGCCTCCTTCTCGCTGGGCGACTACGAGTGGATCCTCGCCTTCGAGGCCGACGAACTGCACCGCATCGTCGACCTCATGCGCCACCTGCGCGGCTCCGAGGCCCGCCGCCACGTCCGCGAGGAGATCCCGTTCTACACGGGGCGCCGCAAGGACATCGGCGAGCTGGTCGCCGGGCTGGCCTGA
- a CDS encoding MFS transporter, producing the protein MTRLHDPFRRGQLAIAALFLSLGFQYATWAARIPAIKTDLGLSAAEVGVLLMAAGVGAAVSFPAVAWLMRRMGSRRLALLSQLGLALLLLALAAAPNYPVALLVMCADGVLVGCLNVAMNAQGAALETRHERNTMAKLHAVFSAGSLLAALLASGMTAATGSVPAHFGVAVVLLAALGLTARTGLLDEDAPADRPDPADDGAAQADAPAADDPKPVRRRWTVPSRLTLWMCCAMVFGTVAEGAMNDWSALYLKDIAEASAELAPLGIAVVSGMMVVARLFADGWRGRWGDGRVVLLGSTVAGAGLAVALVSGGVAPALAGFACMGLGIAAVTPCVYAAAARQGSDALTLVAAMGTTGLLAGPPLIGFVAGASNLAWGMGAVAASAGAVALCSTRIRWTAPATVAPSEATPA; encoded by the coding sequence GTGACCCGTCTCCACGACCCCTTCCGGCGCGGCCAGCTGGCGATCGCCGCGCTGTTCCTGTCCCTCGGCTTCCAGTACGCCACCTGGGCCGCGCGGATCCCGGCCATCAAGACCGACCTCGGCCTGAGCGCGGCCGAGGTGGGGGTGCTCCTGATGGCCGCGGGGGTCGGGGCGGCGGTGTCCTTCCCGGCGGTGGCCTGGCTGATGCGCCGGATGGGCTCGCGGCGGCTGGCCCTGCTGTCCCAGCTGGGCCTGGCCCTGCTGCTGCTCGCCCTGGCGGCGGCGCCCAACTACCCGGTGGCCCTGCTGGTGATGTGCGCCGACGGCGTCCTCGTGGGCTGCCTGAACGTGGCCATGAACGCACAGGGCGCCGCCCTGGAGACACGGCACGAACGCAACACGATGGCGAAGCTGCACGCCGTCTTCAGCGCCGGCTCCCTGCTCGCGGCCCTGCTCGCCTCCGGCATGACCGCCGCCACCGGATCGGTCCCCGCGCACTTTGGTGTCGCCGTCGTCCTCCTCGCCGCACTGGGCCTGACGGCGCGCACCGGACTGCTCGACGAGGACGCCCCCGCCGACCGGCCGGACCCGGCCGACGACGGGGCGGCCCAGGCCGACGCCCCGGCCGCCGACGACCCGAAGCCGGTCCGCCGCCGCTGGACCGTCCCCTCGCGCCTGACCCTGTGGATGTGCTGCGCCATGGTCTTCGGCACGGTCGCCGAGGGCGCCATGAACGACTGGTCCGCCCTCTACCTGAAGGACATCGCCGAGGCCTCGGCGGAACTCGCCCCGCTCGGCATCGCCGTGGTGTCCGGGATGATGGTCGTCGCCCGCCTCTTCGCCGACGGCTGGCGCGGCCGCTGGGGCGACGGACGGGTCGTCCTGCTGGGCAGCACCGTGGCCGGTGCCGGTCTCGCCGTCGCCCTGGTCAGCGGCGGCGTCGCCCCGGCGCTCGCCGGCTTCGCCTGCATGGGCCTGGGCATCGCCGCCGTGACCCCCTGCGTCTACGCCGCCGCCGCCCGGCAGGGCTCGGACGCGCTGACCCTGGTCGCTGCCATGGGCACCACGGGGCTGCTGGCCGGGCCGCCGCTCATCGGCTTCGTCGCCGGGGCGAGCAACCTGGCCTGGGGCATGGGCGCCGTGGCCGCCTCGGCGGGCGCCGTCGCCCTGTGCAGTACCCGCATCCGCTGGACCGCCCCGGCCACCGTCGCGCCGAGCGAGGCCACCCCCGCCTGA
- a CDS encoding DUF6271 family protein: MRSICLTLPTNRHCPDTVAALGEEAVYAADHFDIDVHLLVLDSCPPEEHAAHAAALRRLPAHPRITAHHLDEAAQRDFLTRVAARSGSAKPELLLDLMLPDGVSYGACTNRAFLIAAALGCESVHRRDSDSRYQSVAGRTVFPVHHELLSLGKRAAEAVSGVTEPVALPDGLLQRPVAMVGSSFVGELSVDIAQIRDADPAVYHDVVSLWAPEGWSAEQKRALVEESFTGAGTAPFTADHSLLTVVDPMRVDMCNIAFHGATVSERVPLPPARDTIGSDYFLIHLVHDARLPGVLHNRNIVNYHTGERRTEPGFLAYQTRFAKFLLSMLYFHHVYDRMAEAGDALLDEHGRARPDTVAALARESTGLDTAENVRRLDALDTAYRRLGGRYADFADLLAGRRARLLDEARGDMADFALLTEAWESMVAAARTTPVLLSEGQPR, translated from the coding sequence ATGCGCAGCATCTGCCTGACCCTGCCCACCAACCGGCACTGCCCGGACACCGTCGCGGCCCTGGGCGAGGAAGCCGTCTACGCCGCCGACCACTTCGACATCGATGTCCACCTGCTCGTCCTCGACTCCTGCCCGCCCGAGGAACACGCCGCCCACGCCGCCGCGTTACGGCGGCTGCCGGCCCACCCCCGGATCACGGCGCACCACCTCGACGAGGCCGCCCAGCGCGACTTCCTGACCCGGGTGGCGGCCCGCTCCGGCAGCGCCAAGCCCGAACTGCTCCTCGACCTGATGCTCCCCGACGGGGTGTCCTACGGTGCCTGCACCAACCGCGCCTTCCTGATCGCGGCCGCGCTCGGCTGCGAGTCCGTCCACCGCCGGGACTCCGACAGCCGCTACCAGAGCGTGGCCGGCCGTACCGTCTTCCCCGTCCACCACGAGCTGCTCTCCCTCGGCAAACGCGCCGCCGAGGCCGTGTCCGGCGTCACCGAGCCGGTCGCCCTCCCGGACGGCCTCCTCCAGCGACCGGTCGCCATGGTCGGCAGCTCCTTCGTGGGAGAACTCTCCGTCGACATCGCGCAGATACGGGACGCCGACCCCGCTGTCTACCACGACGTCGTCTCCCTCTGGGCCCCCGAGGGCTGGTCCGCCGAGCAGAAGCGCGCACTGGTCGAGGAGTCCTTCACCGGCGCGGGTACCGCACCCTTCACGGCGGACCACTCGCTGCTGACGGTGGTCGACCCGATGCGCGTGGACATGTGCAACATCGCCTTCCACGGGGCGACGGTCAGCGAGCGCGTGCCGCTGCCGCCCGCCCGGGACACCATCGGCAGCGACTACTTCCTCATCCACCTCGTGCACGACGCCCGGCTGCCGGGCGTGCTGCACAACCGGAACATCGTCAACTACCACACCGGCGAACGCCGGACGGAACCCGGCTTCCTCGCCTACCAGACCCGCTTCGCCAAGTTCCTGCTGTCGATGCTGTACTTCCACCACGTCTACGACCGCATGGCCGAGGCGGGCGACGCCCTGCTGGACGAACACGGCCGGGCCCGCCCCGACACCGTCGCCGCCCTGGCCCGCGAGAGCACCGGCCTCGACACCGCGGAGAACGTCCGCCGGCTCGACGCCCTCGACACCGCCTACCGCCGACTCGGCGGCAGATACGCCGACTTCGCCGACCTGCTGGCCGGCCGCCGCGCCCGCCTCCTGGACGAGGCACGCGGCGACATGGCCGACTTCGCGCTGCTGACCGAGGCGTGGGAGTCCATGGTGGCCGCGGCGAGGACCACCCCCGTCCTCCTGTCCGAGGGGCAGCCGCGGTGA
- a CDS encoding GNAT family N-acetyltransferase has product MTETVRVRPLADGDWDAVVALERDVYTGLGLSEGRAALQSRAAASPDTCFVVDVGTRTAGYVLALPYPPHRYPDLTRTEAARDAFEPGNLHLHDIVVAPGLRRRGLGRHLLHHLTATARARGDERISLVAVGGTERFWSARGFVAEPGVVPAGEYGGDAVYMAKPVAAARRTRPRPSLSPPVPTLREVS; this is encoded by the coding sequence ATGACTGAGACCGTGCGCGTACGCCCCCTCGCCGACGGGGACTGGGACGCGGTCGTGGCGCTGGAGCGGGACGTCTACACCGGCCTCGGCCTGTCGGAGGGCCGGGCAGCGCTCCAGTCCAGGGCGGCGGCGTCGCCGGACACCTGCTTCGTGGTGGACGTCGGCACCCGTACGGCGGGCTACGTGCTCGCCCTGCCCTATCCGCCGCACCGCTACCCGGACCTGACGCGGACGGAGGCGGCCCGGGACGCGTTCGAGCCCGGGAACCTCCACCTCCACGACATCGTCGTCGCCCCCGGGCTGCGCCGCAGGGGGCTCGGGCGGCACCTCCTGCACCACCTCACCGCCACCGCCCGGGCACGCGGGGACGAGCGGATCTCCCTGGTCGCCGTGGGCGGCACCGAGCGGTTCTGGTCGGCGCGCGGCTTCGTGGCCGAGCCGGGGGTGGTGCCGGCCGGCGAATACGGCGGCGACGCCGTCTACATGGCCAAGCCGGTGGCGGCCGCCCGGCGGACCCGGCCCCGGCCGTCCCTCTCCCCGCCCGTCCCCACCCTGCGCGAAGTGAGCTGA
- a CDS encoding rhomboid family intramembrane serine protease, giving the protein MVIPVHDVNPARRTPWVTYALILANVLVFLFTPGMAGSASGDGSLAQMCDLQAFLDHWAAVPQELLQHRMPRLVPTGAVGVGPQGPGCVVAPPGYDKSPELSVLTAMFLHGGWLHLLGNMLFLWIFGNNVEDRMGHVPFLLFYGVCGYAATYGFALLNADSGAPLIGASGAVAGVLGAYLVLYPKARVWVLVPFLIFLPLRLPAWLVLGFWFGLQAVYSSGGAVSDAGTVAYVAHVVGFVVGMLIAWPLRRGTPRPPEPPGLLFGRRARPGW; this is encoded by the coding sequence GTGGTCATCCCCGTCCATGACGTGAACCCGGCGCGCCGCACCCCGTGGGTGACGTACGCCCTGATCCTCGCGAACGTCCTGGTGTTCCTGTTCACCCCCGGCATGGCCGGGTCCGCCTCGGGCGACGGCAGCCTCGCGCAGATGTGCGACCTCCAGGCCTTCCTGGACCACTGGGCGGCGGTGCCGCAGGAGCTGCTCCAGCACCGGATGCCCCGCCTGGTGCCCACCGGCGCCGTGGGGGTCGGCCCGCAGGGGCCCGGCTGCGTGGTCGCGCCGCCCGGCTACGACAAGTCGCCGGAGCTGAGCGTCCTGACGGCGATGTTCCTGCACGGCGGCTGGCTGCACCTGCTGGGCAACATGCTCTTCCTGTGGATCTTCGGCAACAACGTCGAGGACCGGATGGGCCACGTCCCCTTCCTGCTCTTCTACGGCGTCTGCGGCTACGCGGCGACCTACGGCTTCGCGCTCCTCAACGCCGACTCGGGTGCCCCGCTGATCGGCGCGTCGGGCGCGGTCGCCGGGGTGCTCGGCGCCTATCTGGTGCTGTATCCGAAGGCCCGCGTCTGGGTGCTGGTGCCCTTCCTGATCTTCCTGCCGCTGCGGCTGCCGGCCTGGCTGGTGCTGGGCTTCTGGTTCGGGCTCCAGGCGGTCTACTCCTCCGGCGGCGCCGTGTCCGACGCGGGCACGGTGGCGTACGTGGCCCACGTCGTGGGCTTCGTCGTCGGCATGCTGATCGCCTGGCCCCTGCGGCGTGGCACCCCGCGCCCGCCGGAGCCGCCCGGGCTGCTGTTCGGGCGGCGGGCGCGGCCGGGGTGGTGA
- a CDS encoding FAD-dependent oxidoreductase, producing MNMSAGDGKSERLVVIGGDAAGMSAASQARRLKGPDELEIVAFERGHFSSFSACGIPYWVGGDVTEREALIARTPEEHRARDIDLRMRTEVTEIDVAGGRVRARDVDSGAESWTPYDKLVIGTGARPVRPELPGIDAPGVHGVQTLDDGQALLDSLARTRGRRAVVVGAGYIGVEMAEALINRGYEVTVVNRGREPMSTLDPDMGRMVHGAMEGLGITMVNDTEVTGVLTGDDGRVRAVATEDAEFPADVVVLGIGVRPETGLAATAGLPLGAHGGLLTDLAMRVRGHENIWAGGDCVEVLDLVSGQERHIPLGTHANKHGQVVGTNVGGGYATFPGVVGTAVSKVCDLEIARTGLREKDALRAGLRFVTATIESTSRAGYYPNASPMTVKMLAERRTGRLLGVQIVGREGAGKRVDIAAVALTAGMTVERMTALDLGYAPPFSPVWDPVLVAARKAAREVERQR from the coding sequence ATGAACATGAGCGCCGGGGACGGGAAGAGCGAGCGGCTGGTGGTGATCGGCGGCGACGCCGCGGGCATGTCCGCGGCGTCGCAGGCACGCCGGCTGAAGGGCCCGGACGAGCTGGAGATCGTGGCGTTCGAGCGCGGTCACTTCAGCTCGTTCTCGGCGTGCGGCATCCCGTACTGGGTCGGCGGCGACGTGACCGAACGGGAGGCACTGATCGCGCGCACCCCCGAGGAGCACCGCGCCCGGGACATCGACCTCAGGATGCGCACCGAGGTCACGGAGATCGACGTGGCCGGCGGGCGGGTCCGCGCGCGTGACGTCGATTCCGGGGCGGAGTCCTGGACGCCGTACGACAAGCTCGTGATCGGGACCGGGGCCCGGCCGGTCCGGCCGGAGCTGCCGGGCATCGACGCGCCCGGCGTGCACGGGGTGCAGACCCTGGACGACGGGCAGGCGCTGCTGGACTCGCTGGCACGCACGCGTGGCCGTCGCGCGGTGGTCGTCGGCGCCGGGTACATCGGCGTGGAGATGGCCGAGGCGCTGATCAACCGCGGCTACGAGGTGACGGTCGTCAACCGCGGCCGGGAGCCGATGTCGACGCTGGACCCGGACATGGGCCGCATGGTGCACGGGGCGATGGAGGGCCTCGGCATCACCATGGTGAACGACACCGAGGTCACCGGGGTGCTGACCGGGGACGACGGCCGGGTCCGGGCGGTGGCGACGGAGGACGCCGAGTTCCCGGCGGACGTGGTGGTGCTCGGCATCGGTGTGCGCCCCGAGACGGGGCTCGCCGCGACGGCGGGACTGCCGCTCGGCGCCCACGGCGGGCTGCTGACCGACCTGGCGATGCGGGTGCGCGGCCACGAGAACATCTGGGCGGGCGGCGACTGCGTGGAGGTGCTCGACCTGGTCTCCGGCCAGGAGCGGCACATTCCGCTGGGTACGCACGCCAACAAGCACGGGCAGGTGGTCGGCACCAACGTGGGCGGCGGCTACGCCACCTTCCCGGGGGTGGTCGGCACGGCGGTCAGCAAGGTCTGCGACCTGGAGATCGCCCGGACCGGCCTCCGGGAGAAGGACGCGCTGCGGGCGGGGCTGCGGTTCGTGACGGCGACCATCGAGTCCACCAGCCGCGCGGGCTACTACCCGAACGCCTCCCCCATGACGGTGAAGATGCTGGCCGAGCGGCGCACCGGGCGGCTGCTCGGCGTGCAGATCGTCGGCCGTGAGGGCGCGGGCAAGCGGGTCGACATCGCCGCGGTGGCCCTCACGGCCGGGATGACGGTCGAGCGGATGACCGCCCTGGACCTCGGTTACGCGCCGCCCTTCTCGCCGGTGTGGGACCCGGTGCTGGTGGCCGCCCGCAAGGCGGCGCGGGAGGTCGAGCGGCAGCGCTGA
- the hemG gene encoding protoporphyrinogen oxidase yields the protein MSASETPAGGFPPEQGPGHVVVVGAGIAGLAAAHRLLEGGARVTVLEASGRVGGKLLPGEIAGVRVDLGAESMLARRPEAVGLARAAGLADRLQPPSTATASLWTRGALRPMPKGHVMGVPGTAAALSGVLSEEGLARIGRDAELPRTEVGDDVAVGEYVAARLGREVVDRLVEPLLGGVYAGDAYRISLRSAVPQLFEAARTHPSLTEAVRALQGRTATSPPSGPVFMGIEGGIGTLPLAVAESVRARGGEIVTQSPVTELRRTASDGWRIVAGDRVLHADAVVVAAPAGPAAELLRAEAPAAAAELSAVEYASMALITLAYRRSEAAALPEGSGFLVPPVDGHTIKASTFASRKWGWIAEEDPDLVVLRTSVGRYGDTEILGRDDAGLVAVSRHDLAEATGLTAAPVATRVTRWQDGLPQYPVGHHARVARVREHVAKLPGLAVCGAAYDGVGIPASIASAYAAVDQIRGDLAGVEELTAHPVQSLHGGAGE from the coding sequence ATGAGCGCAAGCGAGACCCCCGCGGGTGGGTTCCCCCCGGAGCAGGGACCCGGACACGTAGTCGTCGTCGGAGCCGGTATCGCCGGTCTGGCCGCCGCCCACCGCCTCCTGGAGGGCGGCGCCCGGGTGACCGTCCTGGAGGCGTCCGGCCGCGTCGGCGGCAAGCTGCTGCCCGGCGAGATCGCCGGCGTACGCGTCGACCTCGGCGCCGAGTCGATGCTGGCCCGCCGCCCCGAGGCCGTCGGCCTGGCCCGCGCCGCCGGACTCGCCGACCGCCTCCAGCCGCCGTCCACCGCGACGGCCTCCCTGTGGACCCGCGGTGCCCTGCGCCCCATGCCCAAGGGCCACGTCATGGGCGTCCCCGGCACCGCCGCCGCCCTGTCCGGCGTGCTCTCCGAGGAGGGCCTCGCCCGCATCGGGCGCGACGCCGAACTGCCCCGCACCGAGGTCGGCGACGACGTGGCCGTGGGGGAGTACGTCGCCGCGCGCCTGGGCCGCGAGGTCGTCGACCGCCTCGTCGAGCCGCTCCTGGGCGGCGTCTACGCGGGCGACGCCTACCGCATCTCCCTGCGCTCGGCCGTACCGCAGCTCTTCGAGGCCGCCCGCACCCACCCCTCGCTCACCGAGGCCGTCCGCGCCCTCCAGGGCCGCACGGCCACCTCACCGCCGAGCGGCCCGGTCTTCATGGGCATCGAGGGCGGCATCGGCACCCTCCCGCTCGCGGTCGCCGAGTCGGTCCGCGCGCGCGGCGGCGAGATCGTCACGCAATCGCCCGTCACCGAGCTGCGCCGCACCGCCTCCGACGGCTGGCGCATCGTCGCGGGCGACCGGGTGCTGCACGCCGACGCGGTCGTCGTCGCCGCCCCGGCCGGGCCCGCCGCCGAGCTGCTGCGCGCCGAGGCGCCCGCCGCCGCGGCCGAGCTGTCCGCGGTGGAGTACGCCTCGATGGCCCTGATCACCCTCGCCTATCGCCGCTCCGAGGCCGCCGCGCTCCCCGAGGGAAGCGGCTTCCTCGTACCGCCGGTCGACGGGCACACCATCAAGGCGTCCACCTTCGCCTCCCGCAAATGGGGCTGGATCGCCGAGGAGGACCCGGACCTGGTCGTCCTGCGTACCTCGGTGGGCCGGTACGGCGACACGGAGATCCTCGGCCGCGACGACGCGGGCCTCGTCGCCGTCTCCCGGCACGACCTCGCCGAGGCCACCGGCCTGACCGCCGCGCCCGTCGCCACCCGCGTCACCCGCTGGCAGGACGGCCTGCCGCAGTACCCCGTCGGCCACCACGCGCGCGTGGCCCGCGTCCGCGAGCACGTCGCGAAACTCCCCGGCCTCGCGGTGTGCGGCGCCGCCTACGACGGCGTCGGCATCCCGGCGAGCATCGCGAGCGCGTACGCGGCCGTCGACCAGATCCGGGGCGACCTCGCCGGTGTGGAGGAGCTCACGGCCCACCCGGTGCAGAGCCTGCACGGCGGAGCGGGAGAATAG
- a CDS encoding type III PLP-dependent enzyme — translation MSAPTAADLGEPLAAALAAATEDRLVYDLAGIERRHDTLREELPGVQVRFAMKACPVDEVLAALAGRGAGADAASPGEVEQALRAGVPAGRVHYGNTVKSDRNIAEAYRLGVRTFATDSLQDVAALAAHAPGARVFCRVATGGAGALWGLSNKFGCPPGDAVRVLAAARDAGLVPAGLSVHVGSQQMTSEAWHGAVDDLGDVLRALARRGIRVDHVNLGGGLPALGYRDRHGTPLDPPLDKIFAVIREGMDELRRIHGGHLDFVVEPGRHLVADHGAIRAHVARLTERRAADGGRRHWLYLSCGKFNGLYEMDALQYRLVFPGHPDGPYVPAVVAGPTCDSDDAYSHEEGLVPVPAALSSGDPVWVLSCGAYATSYTTRGFNGFAPLPYAFAGRPEGTGADD, via the coding sequence GTGAGCGCCCCGACGGCCGCGGACCTCGGCGAACCCCTGGCCGCCGCGCTCGCCGCCGCCACCGAGGACCGGCTCGTCTACGACCTGGCCGGCATCGAGCGGCGCCACGACACCCTGCGGGAAGAACTGCCCGGCGTACAGGTGCGGTTCGCCATGAAGGCCTGCCCGGTCGACGAGGTGCTCGCCGCCCTGGCCGGCCGGGGCGCCGGTGCCGACGCGGCGAGCCCCGGCGAGGTCGAGCAGGCGCTGCGGGCCGGAGTGCCGGCCGGCCGCGTGCACTACGGCAACACCGTGAAGTCCGACCGGAACATCGCCGAGGCGTACCGGCTCGGCGTGCGCACCTTCGCCACCGACAGCCTCCAGGACGTGGCCGCCCTCGCCGCCCACGCACCCGGTGCCCGCGTGTTCTGCCGGGTGGCGACCGGCGGGGCGGGCGCGCTGTGGGGGCTGAGCAACAAGTTCGGCTGCCCGCCCGGCGACGCCGTCCGGGTGCTGGCGGCGGCCCGGGACGCCGGGCTCGTCCCGGCCGGCCTGTCCGTGCACGTCGGCTCCCAGCAGATGACGAGCGAGGCCTGGCACGGCGCCGTCGACGACCTGGGCGACGTGCTGCGCGCACTCGCCCGGCGCGGCATCCGCGTCGACCACGTCAACCTCGGCGGCGGCCTGCCCGCGCTCGGCTACCGCGACCGGCACGGCACCCCCCTCGACCCACCGCTGGACAAGATCTTCGCGGTGATCCGGGAGGGCATGGACGAACTGCGCCGGATCCACGGCGGCCACCTGGACTTCGTCGTCGAACCCGGGCGGCACCTCGTCGCCGACCACGGGGCGATCCGCGCCCACGTCGCCCGCCTCACCGAGCGCCGGGCGGCCGACGGCGGGCGGCGGCACTGGCTCTACCTGAGCTGCGGCAAGTTCAACGGCCTGTACGAGATGGACGCCCTGCAGTACCGGCTGGTCTTCCCGGGCCACCCCGACGGCCCGTACGTCCCGGCCGTGGTCGCCGGGCCCACCTGCGACAGCGACGACGCCTACTCCCACGAGGAGGGGCTGGTCCCGGTGCCCGCGGCGCTGTCCTCGGGCGACCCGGTCTGGGTGCTGTCCTGCGGCGCCTACGCGACCAGCTACACGACCCGGGGCTTCAACGGCTTCGCCCCGCTCCCGTACGCCTTCGCGGGCCGCCCGGAGGGGACCGGCGCCGATGACTGA